The region TAGTTTAATACCCACACTGGAACATTCTGAGCATAGAAATTTGTTGGCAAGCTGTCATCAGAGACGAAGCTTTTGCTAGTTCTTGTCTTCTCTTACAGGTTGTTACTAATAGGAATGTTAATCTCTGAAATATGGACCCAAGAGCAATCAGGTAATGTTACTGTAAACTGCTTTCTCATGTCAACTCTCAAACTTTTTCACAGGTGAtatctgcatgtgtgtgtttcagaagcATCTGAAGTTCTTGTAGCAGCAATATTTGCACACTTTTCTGAGAAACTCCGAACATAGAGATGTCTAATGATAACTATTCACAGCCACTCTTGAAGTTTAGGTACCATCATATTAAACAAATGTTTCTACCTTTCCTCATGCTGGTAACAAGGACTGATGAATTAACAGGGACTATATCATTGTTCTTGTTTCCTTGAGCCTAGCTATTGACCATATAACATGTAAGGTCTTTTAAATGCTATAAAGACATCAGTGCTTTGCATGAGAAGaaactcttttattttctttaaccaAATTTGCTATCCATTTTAGCTTCTTGCTTAAAAACTAGGGCTGGTCCCAGAACAGCACATAAAGAGAGGTGGTTCCATGactggctgctgcaggcagcattGCCTGCTGACCAGACATTTACTATTGGAATACTGATTTCAgagctgttttttctcctggaagtattgctggtttaaaaaataactttgacACCTCCTAGCCAGGTGTGCTAGAATATGATTGTTGCAACACTGACTTTATAGAGCAGTCTGGGAAGTAATAAATTTCCATTACCTTTACTCCCCTACTTACTAGCCTTTCAATATATTCAACACAGGACTCATGAGTTCGGAGTGCTTGGGGAACCTTTTGCGTATAACGTTGAGTGCTGAATATTTTAAGGACAAACACTtaactttttctgttgttggtaAGTTGATATAGAAGAACTTGAAGAGAAAATTACACAGggtgaaatgtttaaaattctCTGAGGTCCTCCTATACTAGAATTCCCTGGATTATGCTAAGATCAGTGTTTAGTAGGTTGCACGTCACTGTAAGTAACAGGCAAATACTACCTTTATTTCTGTATAACCTATCCTATAGCCTCGTTGAGTTTTAACTTAGCAATATGAAGTCTAATCATGGCTGTCTTTAGAATCAAAATGCACATGGGAGTTTCTAGGCATGTTAATGCTGGTGGATTTCTTTCTTGGTGGAAATGTTCCCCAGTTACAGCACATGTTAATACTGTTCTGAAAATTCACTATCAGAAGCTGGCACTACGCTAATTTTTGCACTAATagctctccactttctttgctTTAGCTAAGGGACCTGGTGAAGACATACAAATTCTTAATGAAGTTAAGAAAAACTAGCTGGGGCCTCTGACTACGGGCTTGGTAATCAGCAAGTCATGCATTTGAGTGAAATGCATCACAGAGTGCCTTGGAAGGGCAGAGTCCGATGACTGTTGGGCTATAAATGTAATCAGGTGTAAGATTATATGCATAATATGTAAACTCGGCTTTAAACTAGTTCTCCATGCTAGCTAGCTAACTAGATACAATTTATAACCAAACATCCATTGGTCCAAAGTCTTAAACTTGTGTAAAGACCTGCTAAATGTATGTTCATTGTCTAGTTGTCTGCATCCATACTTAAAGACACTCTGGAATATGTAGAGTTTGAAAGTATAAACTGATTATTTTTGGAAGAGagagatttaaataaaaaattaaaaaaaaaaaaaaaaaaaaaaacaacacagagacAGTTTTGTAGCCTAGAAAAATACAAGCTAAGCTTTAGTGTGTTCGTCATACTGGTTAGACCCTTGAAGAGACTCTGTTGGCCAGGCAAGCATTAGAGAGAAACATGAGCCTCTGGCAGCCACCAATCAGGCTCCTGATGTTGCTAACCTGTCATCACCTGTCAATTCTGACAGCTTTGACACTGATGACCTAACTGACTAACTGTGCTTACTGGGAGTTTTGCACCTGTAGGATTTAATCTTTCCATGttgatatttcttttattctatTGAAGTCCTCGGGCTGCTAGCATTCCCTGTCCCGGTCTGTCTGCAGTTCTACCTTTTTACAGACTTTGTCACAACTCTTTTCTACTGCTTTGCAATTCTCTCCTGTGTCTGAGCCCAGGGCATGAAGCTGGGCTGTACTGAAGCAGAGTCAGCTGAACCCTATGGCAAGGACAGGTTGCTGAGGGagtttgcagagcagcagctgtgctcaTTAATACTGCTCTGCACTAATTGCCCATAGATCAATCTGGTGTAGCCTGGGAGCTGGATGAGGCCATGGCATCACAGTGTGGCTATTTAGTAACTCACAGCAATTGGAGTAGCATTGAGTTCCGAGCTTCTGCACTAAGCTGCCATTCTCACTTAGTGGTAAGTCTGTTACAGGTATTTTGACTAGAATTCTGTTACATTTGACCTTTATatgaaagagaacaaaattaTTGACAGGTATTAACTGAAGTGTCATAATGACTTGAACATCTGTTAGCAGAAAGTGATTTAATTCTCCTCAAAGGTATCCAGAGGTCTGAGAATATTTCATAGTATTGATATTTGAATGGCCTACAGATGAACCCATGAAGAAGCATATTACACATGCCCTTGAAGGGCAACTGTTCTCTCTTGGAGAAGAATAGGGAATTCTGTCTGGAAGCTGTGTTGCACTCTCCTCTAATATTTAGTGTCTGATAGACAGTAGAGTAAAAGCTCAGATTTGGCTGCTTGTGTTTCTTGTTTACTCATACTATGTCATAAAACACAAGATTAGCTCTATTTTAGGGACCCTTTTTTTGGTCCAGTTCTGGGGCTACATGAAAGGTTGAAGCTTTTCCCTAAAGTATTTATGTTGCTATGTAGCTATACCCCTGTATGCATGTAGCCTGCAGAGGCTGGTGGGCGGGTTTTGTAATTTACTTTTAGGTCACAAGGGTAGGAGGTGCCTATCTAGGGAGAACAAGTTTAACAAGCAAATGTTCTCTGTGCCCATGCAGAAAGATGTATTCACAGTAACTATACAAATCAAATCATCTCGTACTCCTGATATGAAAAATGTTAGAACTCATCTGAAAAGTGCAAGTTGCCCTTATGGTCTGTGCAATACCAGAGAGTTACTATGTGAAAGTAACTACATGGAGGTAAGTGCTGGAAGTACTTACGGAAAAGTACTTAAGGTAAGGACGTAAATACTGGATGATGCTGTATTTGAAGCTGATTAGATGCTAGGAATGTgtattgaaaatgaaatttgaatGTCCTGCCATGAACAACTCACTAGCGAATACACAGCATGCATCTTGAGTTTACTGATGCGTTTATATTATGCTTACATAGCCTACTTGTAACATTAATAGACAATAAATTTAACATGGTATTCTAAAGGTTAAGATAATGGATTGAGCTTGCTGAACATTGCCTCAACAAACCTTGTTTGAGATAATAGAAATGTATTCTTTCTGAAGGAAGCTTCCGTATTGAATTTGATGGGGAGAAGAGAGCtgaaaaaggatttttcttaGAAGAGGACATGGGAGTCAAGAACAAAATCCTGTTGTTAATTGGAAGGAGAAATAGGCAGAAAATGAAGTTGAAATCAAGTAGACTATAAATAATGCACCATGCATGATGGGATCTTAGGCCATGATCTTTTACTCGGTGGGAGGAAACGCTGCTAGGAAACGCTGCATCTAGGAAATGCTGCTCTCCTTTGAAATAGAACTTGTAGGGTGTTGAGGACAAGGAAACATGTGCCATCAGAAAACCCCTTAAAGAAGTGCTTTTCCCTTCAGGTTTCTGTCAGGAGGGAGGTTCCACAGACTGTAAAAAACTTTGTTCAAGATGAACCTGAGGACTGGACTTTTGCCTTTCCAGAGGTAAAACCACAGGTTTTCTTCCTAGTAAAAGCTAGGCACAACCATCCTTCTAATCTATGTCTGCACAGTACAAAGTGTCCTTTCAAAAAGCACTTAAGTAGGAAGAGCAGAAATTCTGTACCAAGTATTTTTAGTAATTAGACATTTTGCATGTTAGAAATACAGACAGCTGTAAGCTATGTCTCcaaggaagaaatggaaattgATTTCTCAAAAACACTATAAATTAAGTATTCCCCAGATGAGGGACTGTGTAACAAAATCTGTCTCTAAGGCCTCCTGGCCCAGAAGTGAGCAGTGGGtaggcttttttcttcttggacCCTGTATTTGTAATGCAGCAGTGCAGTTAATCTCTGGTGCTCTTAATAAGTGAAGTTTTATGTAGTGGggagggaggctggaggggtATCCCACTAGCAGTATTCAGAATAAGGCAACAAAACTGCTGGACAGATTAATACAGTAAATGGTTCAGTGTAGGAAGTCTGGTACTTTGAAGAGCATGTTTAAATTGTTGACGAGTTTTCCTGAATAGGCAAAAGCACAAGAAGCCTCAATATGGCAAACAGTGTTTCATCagccagagaaaaagaaggctTTTCTTGTAAGCGATGCTTGGAGTGCAGGTTATGGACTCAACACCACAGACACGAGGGTTCTGCTGCGAATACCACACACTGCTGCGTCAATTCAGCTGGTCGAGGTCGGTATGCTCACTCTGCCCCAGCAAGCGGCCAGGCTGTGGATGTCTAACCAGGTCCCTtcctacaggctcagggaattACCTTTTCTGTGGTGAGATCAAGTACATTTTACAAAGAGCGATGGATAATCCTGATGGTGGATACTTCTGTGGCGTGTCCTGTAGGTGAGAAATGCAGTACCTTATTCCAGTGCTTCAATGTACAGGGACCGACTAGCAACTAGAATAATGAGCTGATGCCTTTCATATCTTGTCCCTAAGATGGTGTGGACTACACTAACAAAACAATCATCTGGACTGTTCCAAAATATATTCAACTGCTCTCTACTGCAGCAACGAGTTTTAAGGATGTGCTTGTTGAAGCTGGTGTGGATCTACACAAACTTTCTGCCAAAGAAATGGCTTCCAGGAAATATGTGTTATTGAATGACTTTAATGCAATTACAGTGAAGATACCAATAGGTGCAGAAGGTGGCTATTATAAGGTGAGTGACTTATGTTAGGAGCAACAGACTTTctgttcctatttttttttctagttcttCATATTGTTCCTTCCAAATAAAGGATGGGGagtggagggaagaaaagataTATTAAATATTCCAAAAGCCCTAACCAAAGATAGCTCTTGACAGCATCACtttgaagaatttattttcttgcaagCACAGATGGACGGAATTCTATACAGACGTATTGATTAGTTTCCTTCCTCGGGTTAACACAGAGCTTTCATCTTTTACTCCTAATGTCATACTCCTACATACAGTCCTACCTGGACTGTAAAGCATGTGTGGATTCTCTTGTATTTTACACAAAAAATTCAGGAGGGTGGGAACAACCCATTTGTCCACAAGACTGTATGATATTGGGATGGGCTGAGACTAGACATCTAAATAATATAGTTGCTTGGAGTGAACTGAATCTTGGAATATGTTGTGACAACTGAACTTCAAAGGAAGTTACAGAAGGAGCCCTTTGACTGGTAAAATAGTCCCCTGCTGCTTTGAAACTTCAAAATGGGAGGCAGTTTTCCAAAGGAAGTCCGGAGTATTCTGAGAACTTAAACTCGTAGGGCTACAGTAAATGCCACTTCAGAGTTTATAGATCCTGAGCTGAGGACAATTGTTTGGAGCTGTAGCTCTAGCTGACCTTGAGATGGTACAATACAATTTTGATGTAAAATCGTGTTCTATTAAAGGATGTTGATTTGACATTCTAGACTTCTGTGAGCAATGGACAGCATGGGACAAAATATGCCATTAACTTGTTCTTGGAACATCAGTGGGAAGATAACAAATGGGGACGAACAAAATATACTATCATCAAGGAAATAGAAACACCATTTGAAGAAGTAGAACTTGCTATAACCAACAGTAAGTAGCCTAATGTTgagttttctgaagttttttcaCACTTTTAAGAGCTTAATGTTATTGCCTTCATTTTCAGACTCCAATCTCAGTGCAAGGCTAATGAATGTGACATTGGGAATGTTCCTCCCAGATGTGGAGCTTGTGAACTTAACCATTGAGGGGGCAACTGTTGCTGTACCTGAAGCTGTTCAGCATGGATATCAAACATATGAGATCAAATATGCTAATGGAAGCAAAACCTATGTAATCCAAGTCCCATTTGATGCACCAAGCATTAAGAAAGAGGTGTGTACTAAGATACTACAGCATACCATGGTATAGAAATTAAGATATAActtgttgattttatttttttaatctgattttccTAGTACATGAAAGTGGACATGAGAGCATACACCCTGAATGTCACACTCACATTCATAACTCATCCAACAAGTGACACCTTCAGTGTCCCAGTCATAGCAGTGTCAGCTGTTAAAGATGCAGGTAAACTAGTGGGACTTGGGCAAAACTGTACCAACCTGGCTGTAGACTCAGCTGTTACCTGGACTAATTTCAGCCAGGGATACTGTCAGACTTAAATAGCCCTATTAAACTCTGATGGCAGCTAGCATGCTGGCTGACTCTTGACTGTATCACAGTACTACCCAGTGCAAGAGGATTTTGTGATGGGAGGAACCTTCATCTCGTCATCACTCGTGGGAATGTGGACCAAAACTGGCTGCCCTTCATCTCAGACTGGAACCTCACCCCGGAGGCTGTGCAGAAGTACAATTACAGCCTGAGGGACAATGGCACTCACTTGGCAATCtctgttcctttcctttcttcccatcTGAACTACGAGGTAAGGATGTCAGCATGTAGCAGTTAAAAGGCATGTTCTGGCCGTGAGATATGAACATGATATGCTATGATCTATGATATGCTTgaagatgaaacaaaacttcCCTTTGAAGTAGGCTTCAGAGGATTAATGGGGAACTATTTTCTGCCCTTGAAAGAACGTTTCAATTTCACTTAGTTAATATTGGCAGAagtagacaagaaaaaaatgcaatggaTTTTGTATCACATTCTATtgcaaaatgacagaaaaatctCATTCTGTTGGCTTCTAGACTAAAGTCTCTTCTGTGGATTTGATTTTTGAGCAAGCACCATTACCTTTGTCATGTCATAACCTGCCCTACTAGGTTTTGAGTACTGTAGTTGAACGGTTtgtctttattcttttgttCATCCTGTGATTATAATCTCTAGGTTTTTCATACTTCTGGAATAAAGGCTTCACTCTACTTAACCTTGAAGGATGGCAACACCTTGGCTAATAGAAGGGATTTCTCAATTTCCTGCAGATTTTCACCTTCAGCGCTAATACGTAATAACATGTTGGGGATTAGCTGTTAACACTCTTTGGGCTGCATAACTAAGTCACACAAGTCTGTGCAGTCTGAAATGTTTCTGGAGTTTCTACTTGTGTGATATTTTGTTTGCCTGTCAGATTTCCTGCAAAGGAAAATGCTAGAAGGGAAGTCAAACTGCAGATTGGAGTGACTACCCTCTCTATTacaggaaggggaagaaggag is a window of Columba livia isolate bColLiv1 breed racing homer chromosome 3, bColLiv1.pat.W.v2, whole genome shotgun sequence DNA encoding:
- the ZPAX gene encoding uncharacterized protein ZPAX is translated as MELSLMQRLLLIGMLISEIWTQEQSGLMSSECLGNLLRITLSAEYFKDKHLTFSVVDQSGVAWELDEAMASQCGYLVTHSNWSSIEFRASALSCHSHLVKDVFTVTIQIKSSRTPDMKNVRTHLKSASCPYGLCNTRELLCESNYMEVSVRREVPQTVKNFVQDEPEDWTFAFPEAKAQEASIWQTVFHQPEKKKAFLVSDAWSAGYGLNTTDTRVLLRIPHTAASIQLVEAQGITFSVVRSSTFYKERWIILMVDTSVACPVDGVDYTNKTIIWTVPKYIQLLSTAATSFKDVLVEAGVDLHKLSAKEMASRKYVLLNDFNAITVKIPIGAEGGYYKTSVSNGQHGTKYAINLFLEHQWEDNKWGRTKYTIIKEIETPFEEVELAITNNSNLSARLMNVTLGMFLPDVELVNLTIEGATVAVPEAVQHGYQTYEIKYANGSKTYVIQVPFDAPSIKKEYMKVDMRAYTLNVTLTFITHPTSDTFSVPVIAVSAVKDAVLPSARGFCDGRNLHLVITRGNVDQNWLPFISDWNLTPEAVQKYNYSLRDNGTHLAISVPFLSSHLNYEVFHTSGIKASLYLTLKDGNTLANRRDFSISCRFSPSALIQCLPNGTVVITAVKVAGIADLDTRLFVLRDRLCKPSLVTEKTATFKFNVNTCGTSRKFNSTTMTYENDVLYFRPGNDTPVYQLKFACLYAIKQTVDVQYESKKNPPPSIKPGFGYLDLSMKLFKDKSYSESYQKLEYPVVKYLREALYFEVELFQPKDERLELNLDDCWATNSQSQDSLPQWPILINGCENSRDSYRTVFHEVDYSLRVKFPQHLKRFEVIMFTFVQGTTLLQEQLYFHCSVMICRTMQTKTSGFLCPRRCNPGRHRVDRSAEPHPHGQVSSGAVLVRKEN